The DNA region TTGTTGTCATTCCCGCGAAGGCGGGAATCCAGGATTATTACGAGCGGAGAGTCTGTTAAATTATTTTAAAATATATGCTATTTATTGTGGTTATATCCTGGATTCCCGCCTTCGCGGGAATGACAGCGCAGTTATTCTAATCTGATTGAATCTTTCCCAAAATACTTGACCAAGACTTCTGGAATCTTGATACTACCGTCAGCTTGTTGATAATTTTCTACGAGAGAAACGAGAATACGAGGCGTAGGAATAGCAGTTGAATTTAATGAATGTGCATAACGCATAACACCTTCTGTGTCACGGTACTTTATATTGAGTCTGCGAGTCTGAAAATCGTGGAAATATGAAGCTGAACCAATTTCGCGATACTTTTGTTCTTTTGGAACCCAAAGTTCAACATCGTATTTCTTAACCTGACCTTGACCAAGATCACCACCGCAATTGACTACAGTATGATAAGGAATATTCAAAGATTCAATGAATTCTTCAATATTTCTATTGACCTCTTCATGATGCTTGACTGATGTCTCATGGTTGGCTTCACAGATGATAACTTGTTCAAACTTATAAAATTCCTGAACTCTAATAAGTCCCCGAACATCTTTGCCGTGCGCACCAGCTTCGCGACGATAACAAGGAGAAAATCCCAAATATTTTTTTGGAAGTTCACTTGCAGTAAAAACTTCGTCACTATGAAAACCCATGATAGGAACTTCAGCTGTACCAGCTAGATAGTCACCATCTTGAGTCTTGTAAAGATCTTCTTCGCCTTGTGGCAAATATCCTGAACCGAGAAAATTGAGCTTACGCAAGACAATAGGAGGAATGATCGGATTAAATCCTTTTTTACTAAAAAATTCCAAGGCATAATTCCAAATAGCAAAAGATAATCTTGCACCATCACCCATGAGAAAATATCCACGAAAACCGTGAACTTTTGCTCCCCTATCAAAATCAACCATCTTCAAATTTGTCATAAGGTCAACATGATCCTTTGGTTCAAAAGGAAATTTTGGACATTCACCCCAAGTCTTGATCTCTTTGTTATCAGCATCACTATCTCCTTCTGGTACAGACATATCGGGAATATTTGGAACACGAAGCATAGCAGATTGCCAATCCTTCATAACTTCTTTCAAAGCCTCTTCATCTTTTTCCATAGCAGTCTTTACAATCTTCATCTCATCAATGAGTTTTTGTCTTTCTTCTGGAGATTTTGCACTAGCAATCTTTTCGCTAGCGGAATTTTGCTCGGCACGACGCTTTTCCGTAGAACCCATGAGTAAACGACGTTTGTCATCTAGAGCAATAAGTTCTTCAACTA from Candidatus Paceibacterota bacterium includes:
- the serS gene encoding serine--tRNA ligase: MLDIKFIRENKELITAAAKKKHLNFVVEELIALDDKRRLLMGSTEKRRAEQNSASEKIASAKSPEERQKLIDEMKIVKTAMEKDEEALKEVMKDWQSAMLRVPNIPDMSVPEGDSDADNKEIKTWGECPKFPFEPKDHVDLMTNLKMVDFDRGAKVHGFRGYFLMGDGARLSFAIWNYALEFFSKKGFNPIIPPIVLRKLNFLGSGYLPQGEEDLYKTQDGDYLAGTAEVPIMGFHSDEVFTASELPKKYLGFSPCYRREAGAHGKDVRGLIRVQEFYKFEQVIICEANHETSVKHHEEVNRNIEEFIESLNIPYHTVVNCGGDLGQGQVKKYDVELWVPKEQKYREIGSASYFHDFQTRRLNIKYRDTEGVMRYAHSLNSTAIPTPRILVSLVENYQQADGSIKIPEVLVKYFGKDSIRLE